The genomic DNA CTTACATTAACATGATTATACCAAAACTTAATGGTTTCATTTCAATTGTtctagtcatatatatatatatatatacatatgtgtCTTCATCAAAATTTGCTCAGCCCCCATGATTTTACTAGGCTCATGTAGATCATGAAATCTGATTTATTAAGCTTAGCCCCCATGCTTATCTCCGAACGATATGATGCTTGCAGGTCGTTAGCTGGTTTGATGGCTTTTCTCTTATCCTGTAAAACAAGAGATTTGATGCATTGGTCAAATGTTTTGCTAGTCAGGTCACACAGCTCCCCAAATTTTGTTTCTCATGCATTTGGCTTCAACTGAGGAATTTCACATGAATTTGTAATCCCCAAAAGGTTGATAGTAacttatcaattaattttatgcCTTCTATTAGTGTCTGCGGGTTGACATTAATTggagaaaaaaggaaaaaaatacgGTTTGATAGGTTTGAGAAGAAACGTGGAGCAGCAGACACTGCAAGCAGATGAATGATCAAACACTCGATGAGGACGGTATggtttattttctctttatcctatattttgttatagaaaaatctattttttttgtcttttttcttAGAACTATGTTGTGTTCTGATTATTCAGAAATAGTTTGCGTCAACATGTAAAGgcagtttatatttttatatattatctggGTGGAACATATCCATAAAGTTTGAAGAGTTTTGTTTTGGTTGAGTGACAATCATCATAATGGGATGATGATGAGTCTAGTAGTAGAATgttactttaaataaataaattaatttaaatggcttaactttaaataaaatgacTTATTCCATTAGGGGAATTTCAGGGTcaccatttatatatatatacatatattatgaaaaatattatatgttgtATTACAACAAAACACAAAGAATAATAGTTgtattaatattcattaaaattaaaaatcatgcTATAATTTGATACccaaaaatgatttagatcacAATTGACAAATACAATATTATgctaaacaattattttaaagattttaaaatggAACGTTTTTTGAATGGaacattttagaaaaatagCAAAGCTCCACCTACTTGGGAATCAATACTATCCTAGGGTGGGTATTTTGAAAGTGCAAAAATATTGAATACACTACAAACCGGTTTGTTGTGTCATCTATGGACACGAGTTTGTGCTATGATACACTACAACAAAATCTCTATGAAAAACACTTCAAGTGCAGCTCTTTTCATCAAGCAAACAGGTTTTCACAAATCGTCCTTTTACCCGTTTTCTAGTGTCGGCCCTTGCTTTTCTGGACTCATATCGGACATATTTGTCAAACCTGTGAAACAAAAAGACCATAGAAGTTTAGGTAAAAACTGAAAGatgaaaaaaacaacaaaaggaagatcattaattaattaccttcttgctttcttcttCTCCATATACCTCAACAAGGCATTCCCTTTGTTCTGAGCCACCAATTCAACTTGATGTTCCTTAAACTGGAAACTCTCACGGCTACTAACTATTTCCGTAAACTTACTGTTCTGCGCTTTTGTTGCGGTTACATCCATACCctgaaaaacaaaaacaaagaatCATCTCTTCTTTAGCATACATCCTTTTGACAGTTTATCAGGCATGTTAAATGACTTACGTTTACCAAAGGTGAATTTAAATATTGTGAAAAACAATTCATCTCATATGCATCACCAAAACTATCTGGTGTTGTCAAAGGACTTTCTTTCATGGTGTTATTACTATAGTTCATGGTAAAACCAAAACCATTTGGATCACATCCAACTTCTGTATCTCCAGCTTGATCGCAACTCATTGATCTTCCTGAACAAAAATCCCAAATCTGCAAAGGTAACAATGACAACTCGATATCATCTTAAGATAAGAGTAAAACATCAATGAATAGAACAGAACAATAATCTTAATCCCGAACCTGCGCTTTCGCTATACCATCACTTCCCCTTGCCTCAACAACAGGATCATTGAACATTAGTAATGAAGTAAATGGTGTTTCTTGCAGCACCATTTCCTCTTCATCTACTACATTGATAGAATCCAGCTCAACATGTCCTAGCTCAGCCACATCTCCTTCCAATCTCACCATTTCCCTTTTAGCTAAATCAACCAACTGTTTAAATACCACACTCTTGTATCTCCCGCAACTTGTGTTATCCAAGTTCTGCATCATTGGAATCTCAAAGCAAGGAACGCTTTGAGAAGAACTTGCGCCATGGTTGTGCTCACTTTTGAACATCAAATCATGAAAGTTTGTTACCTTAGAATCTCTAGATTGACAAGAACTCTTATCTGTTAAAATCTTATGATTAAGAACAAATCCCCAAACTGAAGCAAGTTCAGTTACTGAAGGACAACCAGAGAATCCATGGATACTTACTCGATTGTGAAGAGAGGCAACCGATGTGTTTCCATGAGCATCTGAATCGCATTCGTTACATAACACAAGATTGTCAGTGGTGCATCGGATGGTAACTGAATCAGATCTGCAGTTATCACATATTTGAGATCGGACGTGCTTAAGAGAAAGCGCGTTTGCCGAGTGAACTTGTTGATCGCAGAACAAACATAGCTTGGCGGAATCCGCACGGCAATAGAGAACTGCCGTTCTCTCATCGCAGAAATCACAATGAGGAGAGATTTCAGACATGTTCATCATGGAAGATATTTTTCAGCTTTGACAATTGAAATGGAAGcgaatatagagagagaaaggataTGCACGAGAAAATATCTGCACTTTTTGCTTAGCTGGCATCGAAAacagatatttttttattttactttacttTACTTGACATTAGCTGGGACCACCGTATTGGCTACtgggatttttatttttatatttttaattaacccttaatttatttttgcttatttaaataattttaaaaaaatgaaagaaaataataaatattgttctgaaatgaaatattttattaaacttcACATTTTGAGAAATGGTGATTATATATAAAGGGTATAATGGTTGGTCCAGTTTTTAGTCGGTTACAGGAGTTCGTTCGGacatagtaaataaataaaagtagtgttaaatatttagaattttgatgatcCAATCGAGCAATCTAATGGTATTAATTTTGACTCGAATCACAGTTGGTGTGTGAATTATTGCAGAGCTCTCTACAATTTAACTAGTtaagatttttgtttgaatttctcTCATATAATGAAACAAGtattctatttaaataaaaaaaattgtcattgATATTATAATCCACAATTAAATGTGAACTTTGTATTAGTAAATTTTAAGGTGCTAGAAAGGACTTTAGTAACTCACTACAATTTAGTTGACGGAGTCTCATGTAAATCCATGCTAAATTTAATGTATCTATGTAtgcttaattttattatttactattttgtttagttttattGTGGCATAGCaagatgaaaataataattattaggcAATTGTACAATGATAGCCAAAGCTGAATAATTGTTATTTCCATCTTTCTTTCACACTGAGATAACAACTAAACCATGTTACAATCAATAAAATTAAGCATACAAAGacacaataattaaaatgtgaaaaatctaacgatgataaaaaaaaaaaatcgaaaaaaaatTTTTGAACCCCTCTGCCTTTAAAAGCacatattcaatatattaaagTAAGTTACATCAAAGTTTATTTTAGAATACAAAAACTTTACCGTACATGACTAAGAAGAAAAGATTTAACCAAGATTACAGAGAATGCCACACGAGGATTCACATGTGATTCGAACTAAAACCAATATCGTTCATTGCACGGAAAGTCTAAATATCTAAttcttacttttatttaaaaatgtatatttataattgtccTGTTCCCTAAACAAATATATCTTTAAGAAGACTTTTATTTAGTTTGGTCTAAGCCAATCAGATGAACAGGACAAAACACTTCTAACTTTATAATATGGAGATTTGTGTAATgtgatcatttaaaataatatatatatatattgcatatACATATATACTATAATTAATGACAGCCTTTTTTTTACTCTTACAAAAAAACATTTAAGGAGGTACTCGCAAAAAGATGGTAAAGCAAAACAGAAAAAAAGTATGGTTTAAGGTTTAATTAATGGACATGTCTATCTATTCATCATGAAAACTATTTATTTCAACATACTAGAACCTATAGTCACCTTTCTAAGTCCTGATTCGGCCTTCTTCTTCCAAACCGATCACTCCTTcaaccttaaattaattatttttaggattcatataatataaaatgtgatAAAAGCACTATGTTGTTTACATAAATTTAAGAACAtataagtgaagaagaagagtaaTCTAGTTGTAGTCAAATCAAAATACAATTCCAGAGAATAATTGATTGAAAGATCAAATCTGACAATAGGAAACCCGGATTCCGCAaggaataattttgttttttaaacatGACAAAAGAAATGACAAAATCCATGAATGATGACATTTCATTAAacaatagtaataataattaaagggCAGGAAATTTTCCTGCCACAGGTTTGTTTGTGTCCATTATTATTTCTTTCCTCAAATGGGGGAAGATATTGCATCCTCCTTGGAATTTAATTAAGATTCCTATCTACCAAACAACATTCAATCGAATCTTTTAAAAGGATGAGCTTCAAAATCACCCCCCACCCCTAACAATtatcaatgaaaataaaaacaatgcaaaAAGGAGCATATTCTCAACCTTGCATGAATGAGATCCTGCAAAGAAAACACTCATCATATTCATGGCTTCACTAACTCAACAGTGGGAAGTGGTGGAGGAGCAGCACCACCAGTCGTAGGCCTACAAAATCACCACATCATCATTAATCAACAAAGACCCACTTCGTAAGGTCCTAACACTTAAAAACCAACAAATACTTACAATCCGACAAAGACTTTAAAGGCATCATAAAGTCCCCATTGAGCTCCAGTGAGGGTTCCAATCATAACAATACGTAGAGGAAGACCCCTGGTAAATAGACCCCAGACACCAAGCTTCTTCACAGCCTACACGTCAAGTCAACATTCACATATCTCATGTTTAGAATTATTTAGAAAATCCACTTTAAAACCAAGACTGTTATAAAAGTAGAACTCACATCACCAACTGTGCCTCCCTTGGCATTGTTAAGGAATGACACGAGATTATCAGCAGGATGCGAAACAATAGCGCAAAGAACACCAGCAACATAACCACCAGCAAAGCTCACACCAAGCTGCAATGACTTGCTGCATTCACTTTTTGGCACCGGAATAGCATTCTTGTAGATCAACTCCACAATGGTCTCAAAAGAAGCAAACTTCATCATGGTATCTGCACCACCACCAACACCACTCAATTCAATAATCCACAAGTTTGTTCATAAGCAATGTTACGTTTAACTAGACTAATTCTCTTATTTAGGCCAACTTACATGGAATCTGACGTCCCCAAAGTGGAACAATCCCCTTGTATAACCTACACAATAAACATTGAATTAGACAATGTATGCTGTAAACAAAAAGAATCCTATATATGTTTCTTAACTGACATACATACATACCCAAGAACACCTTCAGATTTGACGAATTTAGGAAGTCCATCCGACAATCCCCTAGCAAAACCAGGTTGAGTCTGAACACGAACCTTGACGGCTTCAAAAGGGCAAAGAGCAACATCTGCTATGACTTCAGCGGAAGCTGAACCGGCAAGGTAGATAAGAGTCTTGTACTTGGTGGCATATTCAGGTCCAGCAATATCAGAATAGTACTTCTTAAAAAATTCATAGAAGCCGAATTTGCAAGCACCCTGAGCACTGTAACCAAGTAGTGTAGGTACCCATCCCCTAAAGAATCCTTTTACTCCCTGTTCCTTGAGTAACACTCCAAAACCAGACGAGATGCTCTTGTATTTTGTTGGGTCAATCTACAAAGAACATAAATTGAAGGAAACTCTAACAATTGACTTAACAACGCATTATGCAATAATATTCAGGAAATACCACATTACAAATCATTAGATTTTCATTTCACCTCGTTGACAGACAATccgataataataataataacacaaGTCAAACACGAAACAAAATAAATTCCATGGAATTGAGAATAGTTGAGATCTAATTTGATCAAGAATAAAGAGATAAACAAGAAAATCAGATctattatgaataataataataaagagagATCAGATCTGGTAAGAAAGGATGGATACCTGCATATTACACTTGACAAGGTCAAGGGGAGTAACGGTCATGTGAGTAAGACCGCAGCTGAGGATTCCGCCGACGGTACAGGCGGCGTAGAACTGAGGAGAATACATCTCGATCTTACCTGATTCCTTGGGAGCGGGAATAAGGAAGTTGGTGTTGTTATTGGGAAGCCTGGATTCATTTCGGGAGAGAGAGGAAGTGTTGTTGAGGGTTGTTCTCTGGAGCACTAGGGTTTTGGAGGAGGCAGAAGAAGAGTAAAGGTAGGAAGGGATGAGAGATCGGCGAAAGTCATCGGAGAACGCCATTGAAGAACAGAACAGAACAGGCaaatgaaagagagagagagagagagagagagagatgacaAAATGGATgggagaggagagagaaagtaTGAAAGAAGGAATCGAGTTCCTCCGCACCCCCGACTTTCTCTCTTCTAACGCAGATGACAGAAGGACCAACGCTAACTGCGTTATAAATAAGGCCACCAATCAAATTTTGTCACAAATACCCCTGTCTCAtcatatcaattttctttttttttctttttttttttttttttttaagaatcaaACACATctcttcatatatttttattgttctagtgacccttttattttttttttacaaaaatatttttaccacgTTATGCGAAGGCAGCTAGCGCGAAGTGAAAAagttctttatataaatacttaaattttttttatttcgttatttttctttctctctcttagacCGACGACGACGGTGGCGAAACTCTAAATGAACATATCATACAGATCGATACCAAAACTCTCGTTCTAATATCATGTGTTCATCATACggatcgatttatgttcttatttccattatcttcatcttcaaatcCTAAACTTGTTCTTATtattcatattggttcatattttattcatcttattgttcatattggttgttcatatcgtcgatgatgatatttgcagataataTTGTCGATGATCATATGTGTTCCGTTTTAGGAAATATTCATTTTTCGCTAAGGACTTcacgtttcgcaaagtacttcGCATTTTGATAAGGGTcgagattttttattatttatagttaatcatgactTCATTTGGGGATGTATCAACATTACTCATGGTTTTGAAAAGAATGTTTCGGATATAGTAAAcctttatttttaacatatttttgtcaaaaaaatgtattttaattttttgttcatTCCCCATTTAGTTGTTGTGAAGGAAGCAATTGAAGCACTAAGAAGGAACAACATTGATTCTTTTGTCCAGGACCTTCGAGATAATAGGTGATGCTTCTTTTCCACTAGCTTCCAATTAGAATTTCCTTGGGTGCTTAACGCTAAAAGAAAGACTTATGTTGATGCTGCAGTGGTGGTCTTTTCCAGAAGGAATCGAGATTGCAAAAATTTGGTAAGCTTCAAagatagtttttattttaatttttaatcttacATTCTGTTGTTTCTGATGGGTAAGTTGAATTTGATCTATGTTGGATAAAGGTGTTATTGTATATATTTGTGATAGCAAAGGTGTTCGTGACATTTACGACACTAATGGAAACAATGCATTGGCAGCCACTGAGCCACTTGTTGTGTTGCTTATAAACAGATGTAACCAGTCCCGGGAACCAGGGAAAAAGAGGAGTAATGTTGCTGATTATGAAtatgatgatgatcatcatcatgATCAAGAAGAAAACtcatcaagaagaagaaaaagaagaagagatgaacTTGAACTTTATTATGGATTGCCATGAATAATAGCTCCATGGTTCCATTGGGCAAAGTGTCTATGCTGATTGATTAATCGATTGAGTTACGTATTTGTGATCAGATTCATCCATTACACATAAAAGTTatagatttatatatacaaatatatgttattctatttgattaatttcaatTGTTAGACAAAAATGTGTTATTGTATTAGTAGTATACCTTATCATTAGTATACCTTATCAAAATATGAACAACTTTGGGATATTACAAGtgtagatattattataatacatgttttaattaattactgcATAGTAAGTTGCTTTGCCCTACCCAAAAGTTGAACAAATCCAAACTATCAAGAACACACATAAACAACATACACAATAAGAACACATCAACatacatatttattaactaatttctCATCATCCTTAAATCAATAACAATCTTTCCATGACTCTTCATCTGATCAGGATCACTACTAATCAAGAACGAATCAGCACCGAGCCTCTCAATCGCCTCATTCTTCTTGCTAATCGAAGTACTAATAACAGTCACATTAGTACCAAAAATCTTGGCAAATTTAACCGCACAATGACCTAACCCACCAAGACCCACAACACCTAAATTGGTTCCTGGCTTATCCAAACCAAAGTACCTTAAAGGACTATAAGTTGTAATTCCAGCATAGAGAAGAGGAACAACCGCATCAAGAGGAAGATTGTTAGGTATTTTGACAATGAAATGTTCATCTGATACCATGATGTCTGAATATCGTCTAGAATATTTCAACTGCAATAAAAAACATGAATggataaataatactattgaAGTTCATGCAATTATTCATCAAATATGCGAAAAGGGAAGGCCCTTCGCAAAACGGGAAGGCCCTTTGCAAAACGGGAAGACCCTTCGCGAAACAGAACCGAATGAGAGCATCATGGTGGTGGTGATTCATAATCAAATCAGAATAAGAACCGGATGTCccattcatttaaataaacaaacgtATCAGTTGTCACAGTGCTCGTGCTCGTTGTGCTCATTGTGGTGTCCGTCGTCAAAGATCGTCGCCGCCGTTTAGGGTTAGAGAGAATGAGGAGAAGAGCggaaagagagagaaggagaagaagagaaatgaaaaaaagatgcccaagttatattaaatagtaagggtattctgaACTTTTCACACTTTTCTTTTCCCCGTTACGCGATGAATatgttttcgtcaaaaaaataaagtggtcactaaattaataaaaattattaggtGACTAAACATGCAAATAAAAACATCTTTAtgatcatttcgtcaaatttctcatTTCAATTCTTATTGCTCCGtccattttgtgttttttattaccAAATACTACGAGatctatcatttttattatatatatatatatatatatatatatttattctttatattaatctctcttatttaaaattaatatttttgtattgacccaatataaagattttttttatatttatttatttatttattttacagtTGGGCCTGTTTGGAAATACATATAGATGAGGTGGGAATTGAGTTTATACggacaaatattattaatatatatataattaaaatatttttttaaatatttttttttctaaactaataacccaataaaatataaaaaaatgtttataaataagatttttttaccAAACCCATATCTAGTTGAGTTACCAGATTGGGCAAATATTTTAGTTAGAATAATAaagtaagtttttttatatttatttttctctcataataatataaaaagtaacgATAGAGAGCATATAAATTTAgtgttataatataatttttatctctACTATTTGATTTAAGTCCAGTCAGTGATGTACCATTTGTAACACAAAATTCTCCATCTCTATTATTATACtaatataaattgatttattaatatattaaaagttagAGTGGTTTAAAATAGGTGTCATAAATATTTGGCATCATATTAGCAgattcatacaaaaaaaaaaaatacattttttaactACTTTAGTAagttctttattattttaaacataaaccAACACTGTTAAGGGTATGTTGCTCAAATGGCGAGAGAAGAGtaaaaattaaagatgacaGTTTCAATTAACTTAACatccccaaaaccaaaaagaataaaattgaataaataaatttaaacctAAACGAATATTTGATGGATATTGACAAATGTGTCTCAACAATGCAGAATACTAAGACAGGTATCATAAGATGAATAGCTTACATTTGTTTGTTTAATCCTGTAAAATTAGCTAAGGCAAATTTGGTTTATATTAATTGTTGTTAAACAACTGTAGCATATGTCTTTTTGTAACAACTTTTTATGATTTCCCAAAACCAGCAGCAGCGCTTCTTCTTTGTCGTGTTGCTATTCTTTCCGGGCTTGGAAGTCCAGTCTTGTCTTCATACTTCTTCTCCAATTCCTGTCAACAACCATATACAATAACATTAAAGTCGTCTATTCGTAACATCAAATTATCACAATTCTTCACTTTTATGGTTGAGAAATATTATTAGATTGGGGATGCAATTTACCAACCTCCAGCTCAGTTCGAATAATGTCAAGAACTTCTTCTGTCATTCGTTCGAAGAAAAGAACTCCCTGCAAAAGGATGTAAATTAGGGCCTTGTTTAATCAAGGGTTATTTCGATTTACCAAGTAAAAAAAGGTGTTAATCCA from Impatiens glandulifera chromosome 9, dImpGla2.1, whole genome shotgun sequence includes the following:
- the LOC124916179 gene encoding zinc finger protein CONSTANS-LIKE 14, with product MMNMSEISPHCDFCDERTAVLYCRADSAKLCLFCDQQVHSANALSLKHVRSQICDNCRSDSVTIRCTTDNLVLCNECDSDAHGNTSVASLHNRVSIHGFSGCPSVTELASVWGFVLNHKILTDKSSCQSRDSKVTNFHDLMFKSEHNHGASSSQSVPCFEIPMMQNLDNTSCGRYKSVVFKQLVDLAKREMVRLEGDVAELGHVELDSINVVDEEEMVLQETPFTSLLMFNDPVVEARGSDGIAKAQIWDFCSGRSMSCDQAGDTEVGCDPNGFGFTMNYSNNTMKESPLTTPDSFGDAYEMNCFSQYLNSPLVNVSHLTCLINCQKDGMDVTATKAQNSKFTEIVSSRESFQFKEHQVELVAQNKGNALLRYMEKKKARRFDKYVRYESRKARADTRKRVKGRFVKTCLLDEKSCT
- the LOC124913982 gene encoding mitochondrial phosphate carrier protein 3, mitochondrial-like, yielding MAFSDDFRRSLIPSYLYSSSASSKTLVLQRTTLNNTSSLSRNESRLPNNNTNFLIPAPKESGKIEMYSPQFYAACTVGGILSCGLTHMTVTPLDLVKCNMQIDPTKYKSISSGFGVLLKEQGVKGFFRGWVPTLLGYSAQGACKFGFYEFFKKYYSDIAGPEYATKYKTLIYLAGSASAEVIADVALCPFEAVKVRVQTQPGFARGLSDGLPKFVKSEGVLGLYKGIVPLWGRQIPYTMMKFASFETIVELIYKNAIPVPKSECSKSLQLGVSFAGGYVAGVLCAIVSHPADNLVSFLNNAKGGTVGDAVKKLGVWGLFTRGLPLRIVMIGTLTGAQWGLYDAFKVFVGLPTTGGAAPPPLPTVELVKP
- the LOC124916180 gene encoding 8-hydroxygeraniol dehydrogenase-like; amino-acid sequence: MVSDEHFIVKIPNNLPLDAVVPLLYAGITTYSPLRYFGLDKPGTNLGVVGLGGLGHCAVKFAKIFGTNVTVISTSISKKNEAIERLGADSFLISSDPDQMKSHGKIVIDLRMMRN